In Flavobacterium sp. WV_118_3, one DNA window encodes the following:
- a CDS encoding hydroxymethylglutaryl-CoA reductase, degradative, which produces MTKAIAGFSKLSKEEKINWIVNTHFNNPETAKQVITQYWNSDEALQKLHDEFIENTISNFYMPLGVAPNFLINGKNVTIPMAIEESSVVAAASKAAKFWSNRGGFKTTVISTEKIGQVHFIYKGATDKLETFFHTIKPKFFSETESITKNMQKRGGGIIDINLRDKTGELEHYYQLHATFNTKDSMGANFINSCLEQFAKTLKEQALQYDAFSEMEKQIQVVMSILSNYVPNCLVRAEVSCPVADLKEDKHISQEEFAEKFVRAVQIAEIEPYRAVTHNKGIMNGIDAVVIATGNDFRAVEAGVHAFASRNGKYSSLSHAKVENGIFTFWMEIPLALGTVGGLTGLHPLVKIALEMLEHPSAEELMQIVAVAGLAQNFAALRSLTTTGIQQGHMKMHLMNILNQFQATETERLQVTAHFEHHTVSHSAVVDYLASLRK; this is translated from the coding sequence ATGACGAAAGCTATTGCTGGATTTTCGAAGTTGTCGAAAGAAGAAAAAATCAACTGGATTGTGAACACCCATTTTAACAATCCGGAAACTGCCAAACAAGTTATCACCCAATATTGGAATTCCGACGAAGCCCTTCAAAAGCTTCACGATGAGTTTATTGAAAATACAATTTCCAATTTCTACATGCCTTTGGGTGTGGCACCCAATTTTTTGATCAACGGAAAAAATGTGACCATTCCAATGGCTATCGAGGAAAGTTCTGTAGTAGCAGCAGCGTCAAAAGCAGCCAAATTCTGGTCCAATCGTGGTGGCTTTAAAACCACGGTGATCAGTACCGAAAAAATCGGTCAGGTACACTTTATTTACAAAGGTGCTACCGATAAACTGGAAACCTTTTTCCACACCATTAAACCGAAATTCTTTTCCGAGACCGAAAGCATTACGAAAAACATGCAAAAAAGAGGTGGCGGAATTATCGATATCAACCTGCGCGATAAAACCGGCGAACTGGAGCATTACTACCAGCTTCATGCTACTTTTAATACCAAAGACAGTATGGGGGCCAATTTTATCAATTCCTGTCTGGAGCAATTTGCCAAGACCTTAAAAGAACAAGCGCTTCAGTACGATGCTTTTTCGGAAATGGAAAAACAAATCCAGGTGGTGATGAGTATTTTGTCTAATTATGTTCCGAATTGTCTTGTTAGAGCGGAAGTTTCCTGTCCGGTAGCCGATTTAAAAGAAGACAAACATATTTCGCAGGAAGAGTTCGCCGAAAAGTTTGTTCGTGCTGTTCAGATAGCCGAAATCGAACCGTATCGCGCCGTAACACACAATAAAGGAATCATGAACGGTATCGATGCCGTGGTGATCGCAACCGGAAATGATTTCCGAGCGGTAGAAGCCGGAGTGCATGCTTTTGCTTCCCGAAACGGAAAATATTCGAGCCTTTCGCATGCCAAAGTCGAAAACGGTATTTTTACGTTTTGGATGGAAATCCCTCTGGCATTGGGAACAGTAGGTGGTTTAACCGGCTTACATCCTTTAGTAAAAATAGCACTTGAAATGTTGGAACATCCATCTGCCGAAGAGTTAATGCAAATCGTAGCTGTTGCCGGACTGGCGCAAAATTTTGCCGCTTTACGTTCCTTAACGACGACCGGAATTCAACAGGGGCATATGAAAATGCATTTGATGAATATCCTGAATCAGTTTCAGGCTACCGAAACCGAACGTCTACAGGTAACCGCTCATTTCGAGCATCACACGGTGAGTCATTCGGCTGTAGTTGACTATTTGGCATCTTTACGTAAATAA
- a CDS encoding peptide MFS transporter produces the protein MWNKHPKALPFLFLSEMWERFGYYLMIGIFTLYLKDVEAGFAMTEKEASDLYGTFIALVFLTPFLGGLIADRYLGYRKSIVLGGILMGLGYFLMGVHSITVLYIAMTLVIVGNGFFKPNISTLLGNFYSKEEYKDKKDEGYNIFYMGINVGAFICNFFGAALQILLGWHWAFMAAGVGMFIGVLVFLMGTKHYAGYDHKKGVQDGDMPFWKIVLFILVPSAVFGVIGWLLKGVASESNPDSYIFGSDSTDAFIFACIPVILFYSSLYFKAKTEDKRPIAALLAIFGVVILFWAVFKLNGSALTTWADRYTDRQTTGTTSKVFNGLKLAKEVEYKKDSVELYDAQFRLQKENGVVKKEVNYPLYFRNVAPEKLPAEGSKVSLWATNLSQSINPGWVIILTPLVVAFFTFLRNRRKEPSTPTKIAFGLLISALSVLVMVAAVKMGGNGTEKVSVWWLVANYGVITIGELFLSPMGLSVVSKLSPTNITSLMMGGWFLATSIGNKLSGVLASMWDTYEDKTDFFWVNFSLLLTASLMMFVLLKWLNAIMKEKGIN, from the coding sequence ATGTGGAATAAACATCCAAAGGCATTGCCATTTTTGTTCCTGTCCGAAATGTGGGAACGTTTCGGTTATTATCTGATGATCGGTATTTTCACCCTTTATCTAAAAGACGTGGAAGCCGGTTTTGCAATGACCGAAAAAGAAGCCTCCGATTTATACGGAACTTTTATTGCATTAGTATTCTTAACACCGTTTTTAGGTGGATTAATAGCCGACCGTTATTTAGGCTATCGCAAATCGATTGTATTGGGAGGAATCCTGATGGGACTCGGATATTTCCTGATGGGCGTGCATTCGATTACCGTATTGTATATCGCAATGACGCTGGTTATTGTTGGGAACGGATTTTTTAAACCGAATATTTCGACCTTGTTAGGAAACTTCTATTCCAAAGAAGAATATAAAGACAAAAAAGACGAAGGCTACAATATTTTCTATATGGGGATTAACGTAGGCGCCTTTATCTGTAACTTCTTCGGTGCGGCACTGCAAATCCTGTTAGGATGGCACTGGGCTTTTATGGCTGCCGGTGTGGGGATGTTTATCGGAGTATTGGTATTCCTGATGGGAACCAAACACTATGCAGGTTATGATCATAAAAAAGGCGTACAGGATGGTGACATGCCGTTCTGGAAAATCGTATTATTTATCCTGGTACCGTCAGCGGTATTTGGAGTAATCGGATGGTTGCTAAAAGGAGTGGCTTCCGAGTCCAATCCGGACAGTTATATCTTCGGATCCGATAGTACCGATGCCTTTATCTTTGCCTGTATTCCGGTAATATTGTTTTATTCCAGCTTGTATTTTAAAGCCAAAACAGAAGACAAAAGACCGATTGCGGCCTTATTGGCCATTTTCGGTGTTGTAATATTATTCTGGGCCGTTTTCAAACTAAACGGCTCGGCATTGACAACCTGGGCCGATCGGTATACCGATCGACAAACAACCGGTACGACTTCGAAAGTCTTTAACGGACTAAAGTTGGCCAAGGAAGTCGAATATAAAAAAGACTCGGTCGAATTATACGATGCGCAGTTCCGTTTGCAAAAAGAAAACGGTGTGGTTAAAAAAGAAGTCAACTACCCGTTGTATTTTAGAAACGTAGCACCGGAAAAACTACCGGCCGAAGGATCAAAAGTAAGTTTATGGGCCACCAATTTAAGTCAGTCGATTAACCCGGGTTGGGTAATCATCCTGACGCCTTTGGTAGTCGCCTTTTTTACCTTCCTTCGCAACCGTCGTAAAGAACCGTCAACACCAACCAAAATCGCTTTCGGTTTACTGATTTCGGCCTTGTCGGTATTGGTTATGGTTGCAGCGGTAAAAATGGGAGGAAACGGAACCGAAAAAGTAAGCGTATGGTGGTTAGTGGCCAATTATGGTGTGATCACGATCGGGGAACTGTTTTTAAGCCCGATGGGATTATCGGTGGTTTCCAAATTAAGCCCAACCAATATCACCTCGTTAATGATGGGAGGATGGTTTTTAGCAACGTCAATCGGAAACAAATTAAGTGGCGTATTAGCCAGTATGTGGGACACCTACGAAGACAAAACCGACTTCTTCTGGGTCAATTTTAGCTTATTGCTAACGGCATCCTTAATGATGTTTGTGTTGTTGAAATGGTTAAATGCCATTATGAAAGAAAAAGGAATAAATTAG
- a CDS encoding peptide MFS transporter — translation MSEQKVKQGHPKGLWVLFGTEMWERFNFYGMRALLTLFLVNSLLMKEADASLIYGGFLGLCYLTPLLGGFIADRFFGNRNCILLGGFMMAVGQLLLFTSATVFPTNLPLATTLMWTALGIIIFGNGFFKPNISSMVGSLYPKQEKTKLDTAFTIFYMGINIGAFLGQFICPFVGDVKDSGGIRDIHAFKWGFLAAAIAMLIGTVLFYILKNKYVVTPEGKPIGGLPSGHDTGDYEEGESQKAHFSPLSLGLAVVAFIGLFSIFHYFTDGDNVVKTIIYPIIYASGLTLAGLILSDKTLTKVETQRIWVIYIVSFFVIFFWAAFEQAGSSLTFIADNQTDRNFFGWNMPPSMVQIFNGLFVVIFAVPFSILWDKLRNAGKEPTSPFKQATGLMLIAISYFIIAHSVKDLGNNGLLAIYWLILLYLIQTFGELCLSPIGLSLVGKLAPKRFASLAYGVFFISNAAGYALSGTLGSILPATGDKFNKAKELGIDLQAILDKTVTPTAEQLKLLADNQISAQNPVFAGFEIHNLYEFFMVFVVLCGIASIVLFLLTPVLKKMMHGVK, via the coding sequence ATGAGCGAACAGAAAGTAAAACAAGGACATCCAAAGGGACTTTGGGTATTATTCGGAACCGAGATGTGGGAACGTTTCAATTTCTACGGAATGCGTGCGTTGTTAACTTTATTCCTGGTTAATTCATTATTAATGAAAGAGGCTGATGCTTCTTTAATTTATGGAGGATTCTTAGGTCTTTGTTATTTAACACCTCTTTTAGGCGGGTTTATTGCCGATCGTTTCTTCGGGAACAGAAATTGTATCTTGTTAGGAGGTTTTATGATGGCTGTAGGTCAGCTGTTACTGTTTACCAGTGCGACCGTTTTTCCAACAAATTTACCATTAGCGACCACGTTAATGTGGACAGCACTTGGGATTATTATCTTCGGAAACGGATTCTTTAAGCCGAATATTTCCAGTATGGTGGGAAGTTTGTACCCAAAACAGGAAAAAACAAAATTAGATACTGCTTTTACCATTTTCTATATGGGAATCAACATCGGTGCATTTTTAGGACAGTTTATATGTCCGTTTGTAGGAGATGTTAAGGATTCGGGAGGAATAAGAGATATCCATGCTTTTAAATGGGGATTCTTGGCAGCCGCTATAGCGATGTTAATAGGAACTGTGTTGTTCTATATCCTTAAAAACAAATATGTAGTTACCCCGGAAGGAAAACCTATCGGAGGACTACCTTCCGGTCATGATACGGGAGATTATGAAGAAGGAGAGTCTCAAAAAGCTCATTTTTCACCACTTTCTTTAGGACTAGCAGTTGTAGCATTCATAGGATTATTTTCAATCTTTCATTACTTTACGGATGGTGATAATGTGGTCAAAACAATTATTTATCCAATTATCTATGCGAGTGGTTTAACATTGGCGGGTTTAATTTTATCGGATAAAACATTAACAAAAGTAGAAACACAAAGAATTTGGGTTATTTATATTGTTTCGTTTTTCGTGATTTTCTTCTGGGCTGCTTTCGAGCAAGCCGGATCTTCCTTGACATTTATTGCGGATAATCAAACCGATCGTAACTTTTTCGGATGGAACATGCCACCATCAATGGTACAGATCTTTAACGGATTATTCGTTGTAATATTTGCTGTTCCTTTCAGTATCTTATGGGATAAATTAAGAAATGCAGGAAAAGAGCCTACTTCACCATTCAAACAGGCTACAGGATTAATGCTTATCGCAATTAGTTACTTTATTATTGCTCATAGTGTAAAAGATTTAGGAAACAACGGATTATTAGCTATTTATTGGTTAATCTTATTATATCTTATTCAAACTTTTGGAGAATTATGTTTATCACCAATCGGATTATCACTAGTTGGTAAATTGGCACCAAAGCGTTTTGCTTCTTTGGCATATGGAGTATTCTTTATTTCAAATGCAGCAGGTTATGCATTATCCGGAACATTAGGATCTATTTTACCCGCTACAGGAGACAAATTCAATAAGGCAAAAGAATTAGGAATCGACCTTCAGGCGATTTTAGACAAAACTGTTACACCAACTGCTGAACAGTTAAAATTATTAGCCGACAATCAAATCAGTGCACAAAACCCTGTTTTTGCAGGATTTGAAATTCACAATTTATATGAATTCTTTATGGTGTTCGTTGTATTGTGTGGTATTGCATCAATTGTATTATTCTTATTGACTCCGGTTCTTAAGAAAATGATGCACGGTGTAAAATAA
- a CDS encoding GYDIA family GHMP kinase, whose translation MKKTFYSNGKLLLTGEYVVLDGAKAIALPTKYGQFLDIEKGPEQMIRWQSYDADSSIWFEDTISFDSIRNKENFGSQAEIKNTLIEILYEAAQLNPDFLGSDTGYSVTTRLTFPRLWGLGTSSTLINNIAQWLQIDAYRLLETSFGGSGYDIACAQNNTPIIYQLTRFKRPTVTPLQLDLSFQQNLYFVYLNQKQSSKSAIMSYYDKQQRIDKMIPKIDALTEAILVANDLYQFGSLINQHESMLSDILEMETVKERFFNDFKGVLKSLGAWGGDFILAIAPGDPTAYFKEKGFPVVIPYSEMIL comes from the coding sequence TTGAAAAAGACTTTTTACAGCAACGGAAAACTCCTGCTTACCGGCGAATATGTCGTTCTGGACGGTGCGAAAGCGATTGCACTTCCCACAAAATACGGTCAGTTTCTCGATATCGAAAAAGGCCCGGAACAAATGATACGTTGGCAAAGTTATGATGCCGATTCGAGCATCTGGTTTGAAGACACTATTTCGTTTGACAGTATTCGTAATAAGGAAAATTTCGGATCGCAAGCCGAAATCAAAAACACCTTAATCGAAATTTTGTATGAAGCCGCACAGCTTAATCCTGATTTTCTTGGTTCCGATACCGGATATAGTGTAACGACGCGTTTAACGTTTCCGCGTTTATGGGGACTTGGTACGTCTTCGACTTTGATTAATAATATCGCACAATGGCTTCAGATCGACGCCTATCGTTTGCTGGAAACCAGTTTTGGCGGTAGCGGTTATGACATTGCCTGTGCGCAAAACAATACCCCCATCATTTACCAGCTGACGCGTTTTAAACGACCTACGGTAACCCCTTTGCAGTTGGATTTATCCTTTCAGCAAAATCTGTACTTTGTCTATCTGAATCAGAAGCAAAGCAGCAAATCGGCGATTATGAGTTATTACGACAAACAGCAACGTATTGACAAAATGATTCCTAAAATCGATGCGCTAACGGAAGCGATTCTTGTTGCCAATGATTTGTATCAATTCGGTTCGTTGATCAATCAACACGAAAGTATGCTAAGTGATATATTGGAAATGGAAACCGTTAAGGAACGCTTTTTCAACGATTTTAAAGGCGTCTTAAAGAGTCTTGGTGCCTGGGGCGGCGATTTTATACTTGCCATAGCGCCAGGTGATCCTACGGCTTATTTTAAAGAAAAAGGCTTTCCGGTTGTTATTCCCTATTCTGAAATGATTTTATAA
- a CDS encoding peptide MFS transporter has translation MYQTDNLETIQNFKGKYPKQLWYLFFSEMWERFSFYGMRGMLVIFMVSQLMMNGEVANLQYGATQAFVYAFTFIGGLFADKILGYRKSLFWGGLLMIVGSVILAIDPKQFFFFGISFTIVGTGFFKPNISTMVGKLYKDDDIRRDAGFSLFYAGVNLGALIGGYICIAVANGSMLSSMVPEHLRWNVAFGFASVVMFISLITFTQTQKSLGPIGLSPLTHLETSKRKLYEYATYIGSLIVLPIIMTMVSKTEYTDIFMYIIGPCSLLYLFYEMKNYSVAENKKLLAALVFIIFSIFFWAFFEQSGGSLSLFAANNLNNTMFGMKFDPNGVNNSANSLFVIVFAALVGMVWLWMARKKIEPNTIVKFGLGFLFLAGGFYVFYYTKFFADANGMTGLDLFTFGWFVITFGELCLSPIGMSVMTKLSPEKLQAVLMGMWFLASAYGQYFAGLLGANIAKASEHATNLEKLNIYADGYKQLALYALIAGIILIVIAPLVKKLMQGVK, from the coding sequence ATGTATCAAACAGATAATTTAGAAACAATTCAAAATTTTAAAGGCAAGTACCCCAAACAATTGTGGTACTTGTTTTTTAGTGAAATGTGGGAACGTTTCAGTTTCTACGGAATGAGAGGGATGCTGGTAATCTTTATGGTAAGCCAGCTAATGATGAACGGAGAAGTAGCCAACCTGCAATATGGCGCTACTCAGGCATTCGTATATGCCTTTACTTTTATAGGCGGATTGTTTGCCGACAAAATCCTTGGGTATCGTAAATCCCTGTTTTGGGGAGGATTGCTAATGATCGTGGGAAGTGTGATTCTGGCAATCGATCCGAAGCAGTTTTTCTTTTTCGGAATCAGCTTTACGATTGTAGGAACCGGATTCTTTAAGCCGAATATCTCGACCATGGTTGGGAAGTTGTATAAAGATGACGATATCCGTAGAGATGCGGGATTTTCGTTGTTTTATGCCGGAGTTAACCTGGGTGCTTTAATCGGAGGATATATCTGTATCGCGGTAGCCAACGGAAGCATGCTAAGTAGTATGGTGCCGGAACACCTGCGTTGGAATGTAGCCTTTGGTTTTGCTTCGGTGGTGATGTTTATCAGTTTAATCACGTTTACGCAAACGCAGAAAAGTCTTGGTCCAATCGGACTTTCACCCTTAACACATCTGGAAACATCCAAGAGAAAGTTATACGAATATGCAACCTATATCGGATCGTTAATCGTATTGCCCATCATCATGACGATGGTGTCCAAAACGGAATATACCGATATCTTTATGTACATTATCGGACCGTGTTCGTTGTTGTATTTGTTTTATGAAATGAAAAACTACTCGGTAGCCGAAAATAAAAAATTATTAGCGGCCTTGGTATTTATCATCTTTTCGATTTTCTTCTGGGCGTTCTTCGAACAAAGTGGTGGGTCGTTAAGTCTTTTCGCGGCAAACAACCTAAACAATACCATGTTCGGAATGAAATTTGATCCGAATGGTGTGAACAACTCCGCAAACTCCTTGTTCGTAATTGTTTTCGCGGCTTTGGTCGGAATGGTGTGGTTATGGATGGCGCGTAAAAAAATCGAACCCAATACGATTGTGAAATTCGGATTGGGATTCCTGTTTCTGGCAGGTGGTTTCTACGTATTTTACTATACTAAATTCTTTGCCGATGCCAACGGTATGACAGGTTTAGACTTGTTTACATTCGGTTGGTTTGTGATCACCTTCGGGGAACTGTGTTTGTCACCGATCGGAATGTCGGTAATGACCAAATTATCACCGGAAAAATTACAGGCGGTATTAATGGGAATGTGGTTCCTGGCGAGTGCCTACGGACAATATTTCGCAGGATTGTTAGGAGCCAACATCGCCAAAGCTTCCGAACATGCGACCAACCTTGAAAAATTAAATATTTATGCCGATGGCTACAAGCAATTGGCACTTTACGCCCTGATTGCAGGGATTATACTGATTGTTATTGCACCACTCGTTAAAAAATTAATGCAGGGCGTTAAATAA
- a CDS encoding DPP IV N-terminal domain-containing protein, with translation MNYFKKSLFLLLLTSLSAVAQQKITLEEIWSGAFRTQGMTALEAMKNTNQYTVLNYDRNSRSSQIDLYDFATLNKVTTLIDSKDHKQLDGIDSYTFSPDEKKILIANNSDQIFRHSFVADYFIYDIAKKTLTKLADYKVQEPTFSPDGTKIGYAHDNNLYVYDLTTQKHTQITKDGKKNHIINGITDWVYEEEFSFVRAFDWNAGSDKIGFIRFDETEVPEFSMDMYNQGLYPTQYVFKYPKAGEKNAIVSLHVYDVKTGATKKINLDTYKDFYIARIKWTNEANTLSAQVLNRHQNNLDLLFVDGNSGATKIVVNEKDKAYVDVTDNLTFLKDNSFIWTSEKDGFNHIYHYDKNGKLINQITKGKWEVTNYYGFDTKTGTIFYQSVENGSINRDVYSIKLNGKDKKRLTTETGTNAATFSPNFEYFINSFSSAKNTPRYTLNESKTGKLVKTIVSNEALESKLAKYDLPTKEFFELTTEKGNRLNAWILKPKDFDPNKKYPVFMYQYSGPGSQQVNNDWNNTDDYWFAMLTQQGYIVACVDGRGTGFKGAEFKKCTYKELGKFEVEDQIDAAKVIGNYPYVDKTRIGIFGWSYGGFMSSNCIFQGNDTFKMAIAVAPVTSWRYYDSVYTERYMQTPQENASGYDNNSPITHVAKLKGNFLLIHGTADDNVHVQNTMKMVEALVQANKQFDWAIYPDKNHGIYGGKTRLQLYTKMTNFIKEKL, from the coding sequence ATGAATTACTTTAAAAAATCGTTATTTCTACTGTTACTGACATCATTGTCGGCGGTAGCACAACAGAAAATTACGCTCGAAGAGATTTGGAGCGGTGCTTTTAGAACGCAGGGAATGACTGCTTTAGAAGCGATGAAGAACACGAATCAGTATACGGTTCTGAATTATGACCGGAATTCGCGGTCGTCACAAATTGATCTGTATGATTTCGCCACACTAAACAAAGTCACCACGCTGATCGACTCTAAAGATCACAAACAACTGGACGGAATAGACAGTTATACTTTTAGCCCGGACGAAAAGAAAATTTTAATTGCGAATAACTCTGATCAGATTTTCCGCCATTCTTTTGTAGCCGATTATTTTATCTACGACATTGCCAAAAAGACCCTGACCAAACTGGCCGACTATAAAGTTCAGGAGCCAACTTTCTCACCGGACGGGACCAAAATAGGATACGCACACGACAACAACTTATACGTGTACGACCTGACCACACAAAAACACACTCAAATCACGAAAGACGGAAAGAAAAACCACATCATCAACGGTATTACCGATTGGGTGTATGAGGAAGAATTTTCGTTTGTACGCGCTTTCGACTGGAATGCCGGAAGTGATAAAATCGGATTTATCCGTTTTGACGAAACCGAAGTACCGGAATTTTCTATGGACATGTATAACCAGGGATTATACCCGACACAATACGTATTCAAATATCCAAAAGCAGGAGAGAAAAACGCGATTGTATCGTTGCACGTGTATGATGTAAAGACCGGAGCAACAAAAAAAATCAACCTGGATACCTACAAGGATTTCTACATTGCCCGTATCAAATGGACCAATGAAGCGAATACGTTAAGTGCGCAGGTATTAAACCGTCATCAGAACAATCTGGATCTTTTATTTGTAGACGGAAATTCCGGAGCGACAAAAATCGTTGTAAACGAAAAAGACAAAGCCTATGTGGATGTGACGGATAACCTAACGTTTTTAAAAGACAATAGTTTTATCTGGACCAGCGAAAAAGACGGTTTTAACCATATTTACCATTACGACAAAAACGGAAAGTTAATCAATCAGATTACCAAAGGGAAATGGGAAGTGACCAACTACTATGGATTTGATACTAAGACGGGAACAATTTTCTATCAGTCGGTAGAAAACGGTTCCATCAACCGTGATGTATACAGTATTAAATTAAACGGAAAGGACAAAAAGAGACTAACTACTGAAACCGGTACCAATGCGGCGACGTTTAGTCCGAATTTTGAGTATTTTATCAATTCGTTTTCAAGTGCTAAAAACACACCGCGCTATACCCTTAACGAAAGCAAAACCGGTAAGCTTGTAAAAACCATCGTTTCGAACGAAGCTTTGGAAAGCAAACTGGCAAAATACGATTTACCAACAAAAGAGTTTTTTGAATTAACTACCGAAAAAGGAAACCGTTTGAACGCGTGGATCCTGAAACCGAAAGATTTTGATCCGAACAAAAAATACCCGGTATTTATGTACCAATATTCCGGACCGGGATCACAACAGGTAAACAACGACTGGAACAATACCGACGACTACTGGTTTGCGATGTTAACGCAACAAGGGTATATTGTAGCTTGTGTTGACGGACGCGGAACCGGTTTTAAAGGAGCTGAATTTAAAAAATGCACCTATAAAGAATTAGGAAAATTTGAGGTAGAAGACCAGATCGACGCTGCAAAAGTAATTGGGAACTACCCTTATGTTGACAAAACCAGAATTGGAATTTTTGGTTGGAGTTATGGAGGTTTCATGTCGTCAAACTGTATTTTCCAGGGGAATGACACCTTTAAAATGGCCATTGCTGTGGCTCCGGTGACCAGCTGGAGATATTATGACAGCGTTTATACAGAACGATACATGCAGACACCTCAGGAGAATGCATCCGGATATGACAACAATTCACCAATCACACATGTGGCGAAATTAAAAGGAAACTTCCTTTTGATCCATGGAACTGCCGATGACAATGTGCATGTGCAGAATACCATGAAAATGGTCGAAGCGTTGGTACAGGCAAACAAACAGTTTGACTGGGCGATTTATCCGGACAAAAACCACGGTATCTACGGTGGGAAAACCCGTTTGCAATTGTATACTAAAATGACCAACTTTATCAAAGAAAAACTATAA